The following are encoded in a window of Sutcliffiella horikoshii genomic DNA:
- a CDS encoding SulP family inorganic anion transporter, whose translation MNVANLKQEWFGNVRGDVLAGMTVALALIPEAIAFSIIAGVDPMVGLYASFCIAVVIAFTGGRPGMISAATGAMALLMITLVADHGLQYLFAATILTGIIQILMGVFKLGKYISFLPQAVIIGFVNALAILIFMAQLEQFVGVTWVMYAFVAATLAIIYILPRFTKAIPSALFAIVVITAVVVFGGGFGLATVGDQGEITRALPIFSIPMVEFSWETFMIILPYAFTLAIVGNLESLLTATIVDEMTDTKSNKNREMKGQGIANVITGFFGGMAGCAMIGQSVINVKSGGRGRLSALVAGTFLLFLIMVLGDVVVQIPMAALVGVMIMVSIGTFDWQSIRELHKIPRADAVVMVVTVAIVVYTHDLAKGVAAGVVLSALIFGWKMAKIKATMTLKEDVMHYQITGQMFFGTMSHFVDLFDYNNDPKEIVIDFSNTHIWDQSAVTAISKTVMKYQRLGKNVKIIGLNDESKTLIDRVGLSATSGH comes from the coding sequence TGAACGTAGCAAACTTAAAACAAGAATGGTTTGGTAACGTGCGTGGTGACGTACTTGCCGGTATGACCGTAGCATTAGCCCTCATTCCAGAAGCTATCGCATTCTCTATCATTGCGGGTGTAGACCCGATGGTAGGATTATATGCGTCCTTCTGTATTGCCGTGGTTATCGCCTTCACAGGTGGACGACCAGGGATGATTTCTGCTGCAACTGGAGCGATGGCTTTACTGATGATTACATTGGTTGCAGATCACGGATTGCAGTATCTATTCGCTGCCACCATCCTTACCGGAATCATTCAAATATTAATGGGTGTCTTTAAGTTGGGCAAATATATTTCCTTTTTACCTCAAGCGGTAATTATCGGATTTGTTAATGCTTTAGCGATTTTGATCTTTATGGCTCAGTTAGAGCAATTTGTTGGAGTAACTTGGGTAATGTATGCATTTGTAGCAGCAACACTAGCTATCATTTATATTTTACCTCGTTTTACAAAGGCAATTCCATCCGCATTATTTGCAATTGTCGTGATTACAGCAGTTGTTGTATTTGGTGGAGGATTCGGTCTTGCAACAGTTGGTGATCAGGGCGAGATAACAAGAGCATTACCGATCTTCAGCATCCCTATGGTGGAATTTTCTTGGGAAACATTCATGATTATCTTGCCTTATGCATTTACATTGGCAATCGTAGGTAACCTAGAGTCCCTACTGACAGCAACAATTGTTGATGAAATGACAGATACAAAGAGTAACAAGAACCGTGAAATGAAGGGTCAAGGTATTGCAAACGTCATAACTGGCTTCTTCGGTGGTATGGCTGGGTGTGCGATGATTGGACAATCAGTTATTAACGTTAAATCAGGTGGACGGGGAAGGCTTTCAGCACTAGTAGCAGGGACATTCCTTTTATTCCTGATCATGGTACTTGGAGATGTTGTTGTTCAAATCCCAATGGCTGCTCTTGTTGGGGTAATGATCATGGTTTCCATAGGTACATTTGATTGGCAGTCCATCCGGGAACTTCATAAAATACCTCGAGCTGATGCAGTAGTTATGGTTGTAACGGTTGCGATTGTTGTCTACACACATGACCTTGCAAAAGGTGTAGCAGCTGGGGTTGTGCTTAGCGCACTAATCTTCGGTTGGAAGATGGCTAAGATCAAAGCAACAATGACCTTAAAAGAAGACGTTATGCATTATCAAATTACTGGACAAATGTTCTTTGGGACGATGAGTCACTTTGTCGATTTATTCGATTACAACAATGATCCAAAAGAAATTGTCATTGATTTTAGTAACACTCATATTTGGGATCAATCTGCGGTTACTGCAATCTCTAAAACCGTAATGAAATACCAAAGACTCGGTAAGAACGTAAAAATTATAGGCCTTAATGATGAGAGTAAAACACTAATAGACCGGGTAGGTTTATCTGCTACTTCAGGTCATTAA
- a CDS encoding ArsR/SmtB family transcription factor has protein sequence MQQVLKMEEAAATLKILSDKTRLSMLALLQDHDCCVCEFVEIFQMSQPSISQHVKKLKEVGLVKESRKGQWIMYSINTEHPHYQLITSILVHVPSLEEKMKELEQKGLRITCC, from the coding sequence ATGCAACAGGTATTGAAAATGGAGGAAGCGGCAGCCACGTTGAAAATTTTAAGCGATAAAACGAGGCTTTCCATGCTGGCTCTTCTACAAGATCACGATTGCTGTGTGTGTGAGTTTGTTGAGATATTCCAGATGAGCCAGCCTTCTATCAGTCAGCATGTAAAGAAGTTAAAAGAAGTTGGTCTAGTGAAAGAATCTAGAAAAGGTCAATGGATCATGTATTCCATCAATACAGAACATCCACACTACCAATTAATCACATCGATTCTTGTGCATGTTCCTTCACTAGAAGAAAAGATGAAAGAGTTAGAGCAAAAAGGACTTAGAATTACTTGTTGTTAA